GTCCAGTGGCACGTATACGTTACTGGCCAGAAATTAACTCTGACGCACCAAGGCTTTTAGGTTTATCAGCTTACAAAGCAGGCATGACTTATGTCTTCACAATTGAAGACA
This is a stretch of genomic DNA from Candidatus Bathyarchaeota archaeon. It encodes these proteins:
- the rplC gene encoding 50S ribosomal protein L3, translating into MGHRKVHAPRHGSLAYLPRKRAKSPVARIRYWPEINSDAPRLLGLSAYKAGMTYVFTIED